GCCTGTAACCGCGAATTCAACGTTTGCAAGTGCGATACAGATCGGAGACCCGGTTTCGATCGAGAGAGCAGTGTACGCGCTCCAGAATTCGGACGGGATCGTGGAGGAGGCGACGGAGGAGGAGCTGATGGACGCGATGGCTCAGGCCGATTCGACCGGCATGTTCATCTGCCCTCATACTGGTGTGGCATTGACGGCTCTGATTAAGCTGAGGAAGAGTGGCGTGATTGGGGCTAGTGATAGGACTGTGGTGGTTAGCACTGCTCATGGCTTGAAGTTTACGCAATCGAAGGTCGATTACCATTCTAAGGCCATCGACGGTATGCAATGCCGGTTCGCGAACCCGCCCGTGCAAGTGAAGGATGATTTTGGAGCGGTTATGGACTTGCTGCAGCAGTATTTGAAGAAAGGTCCCAAAGTATGAGAGTGAGCGAGCAGtgtaagtgtttttttttttttttttagcacttgtgtttgttttgtgtttaaTCATGAGGCACGTATGCATTTTTTGGAGTTAGTAGAATTGCTCTGTTTATGGATCAAATTCTATCATACTACGATTGGCTAAAAATTTTGTGTGCTAAAATTCTATGATAGCTTacatttattgatttatttggCTTCAAAAGGATAAAGTGGATAACTGTATttagaaattgatattttgaaaaaaaaaactgtatataAGTTGACATCTATGATTTTGAGACACTACTAAAGTTAACAAGATCTGTGCCTATAATTCTGGAGACACagtatattttataattttattttcgtAATTGTTAAGGTGGGATGTTATGATTTATACTAATAAAAGCTGTATCGGTAATGGACTTGTCTTAAAATAATATTGCTCTAATTATAAAATTGTGACatcaattattatgaaaaatctTTGTGTTCTTGACCGTGCTTTTGCATTGAGAATCGTCCACATGCATGGGGTGGTCTACAATGTGATGCTTAAGGTGGTGGTGTCATTTCATCATTGCCTTTAGAAGTTCCTCCAACATTTTCCCATATGTATGGCGTGGTTTACTTTATTGTCCGTTGTGGTGGTGTCGTTTCATGTAGTTAAAGTGTGTCTTAGAATGGAACATGAGGACGTGGCAGAACTTAGAAATGGAAAGCATTTTTATCAGCTGAGGCTTAGGAATGCCTTGATTTATGATTttcctttgttctttcttttgacATATGAGAGggaaaatgctttttttttttaatattaaattcatACCAAAATTCTTGTAACTTAATGTGTGAATATCCTGAAAAAAATTCCTATCAATCACCAGTTACTATACAATATAATCTATGAACAAAGGAAGTTCTGTTCAGTTTTGTAGTCttggatttcaaattttggatttagaCATGCACTGTAAAAGAACGCAGCAACTTTTTTTGCTAccaggtttttgtttttacttgcGTTTTTGCTctaacaccaaaaaaaaaaaaaaaaatgcagaaaacGTTTCAGGTGAAACAAATATGGCCTGAATTGCAGAGGAAAGCAGCAACTTTTGCAGTAAAGAAGCAGGCAAAGTTTTTcttgtttctatttttggaaaaggtTTATACCTAAATTTTGACTTGTGAAATCCCGAGAATATTTGTCCAAATAAATTCCGTACTGTGAGTCTGACTTCGAAGATATGTTAACTCAAAGTTATTTTTCTCCACTACAGTTTTGCATGCTTTTGCTAAATAAGTAGTGGGGATGATGATGATCAGCAAAATCAGGCCATGGAACATGCTTATTTCTGTTGTGTacagttattttttgttttcaaggtATCCCAGGGatgttaattattgtttttattttacatttattaaTCTTTTTGTTATGCTTAACAAGTTAATTTTCTTTAcgaaaaaatttgtgtggaaaaaaaaaaaaaaaagggtggaaGAGCTAACACAACAAAACTACGAATCTTGACCCtattcattttccttttgccTGACTTTCCGCTTTGGGACCATAGCAACTATGATCATAATGCATGTGTATACATTCTTGTAGTTggctatgagagagagagagagagagtctgctCAGTGTTTACAAtgatcaaaaatcaaaattcaaaagaagTACAAAGAGAAGACATCATGGGAGGAAGTTGTAAAAGAGGGTTGAAGGaagaaattattttagaaagtaCTGAATTTCAATGGAACTCCCTTCCGAGGGAAAATTCTATTACACACAAAGACCAAAATGAATGAACTCGAGACTTTAAGTCATAATTTTAAACTTGAAATCATGGCTTAAAGTCACGTGTTTAGTTCATTTTGAGCGGTGTATGAATGCACACAGTGTGTAAACACTATCGTTACACCCTAAATTTAACAGAGATCATCATTTGGTCGTTCTTTAGGCTAAGGTGAAAAGCCCTTGACTAATCAAGTGCTTCTACGTTGTCTCCAACTGAGTTGCTTTTAAATTGATGAATGTACATATGTTGATACAGCCAAAGTAGAAAGTTggtatttctcaaaaaaaaaaaaaaaaaaaaaaaaagtagaaagttggttgtttaatttaagtttagGAAATGTTAATAGATACCCTAAATacattgattttaaaaatatttttaaaagctttttttaagggaaaaggaaaaggcaATTGATTTTCTTGACaactttttcatgaaaaatttattaaaacttttctaaaatgatccattaacaaatattttaatagtactTATTAACAGGACCCTTTAAGTTAATTCatatataagtttattgatcaaaaacaacaacaaaaaattttgatttttttttattataaaaataccaTGTCGGTAACATttctacaacaaattttaagtgataaattgttattagttgttattggtgggtaaaaaagtaatttcaatagttgattcaaattagaattaataacaacttaccatctatgatttattgtaaaagtattatgaaaatattgtaaatgtaacacctctcttttttttctttttttcttttttttttttaatttaacattTAGCTATATAACTTAATCTAAAAACTTAAGCTTATGAGTTTGAATTCAACGATGTTAtattaaccaattttttttttatcattattataacTTAAGCCTATGAATTTGAATTCAACTACAATATATTAaccaatctttcttttcttatcaatATTATTTGCCAATCTCTCtgttcttattattattatttgacgTGATTTTACCCACTCTAGGCTACCCAACAAAAAAGTCCTTGTTTTGATCACCGGCCTTTACAAAAAGGTCCATGTTTTGATCATCGGCTGAAGGCGCAATCAAGCAGGCTACACTAGGCTATACCCAACACGTGAATTCAATCAGAATATCAAATAGGAAGTAAaccaaatattttcttgaaatcaATGTGATAAACAATAGCACAAGAAGTTAGTAACATCTTACAACAAACGCAAATCAAAGTCAACGCCCTACACTTGGCTTGCTACTTCAGGAATAATCGTACAGTGATATGCTCTTGTCATCTGATACACTAGCAAGCCGACCAGACCGCACACCAGTCCCTCCTGGTGGTCGAAATGCCACTCCCCAGACCTGGTCTGTATGATTGCTCATTGTCTGCACAGCTGCCCTCATGTTAAGATCCCAGAGCCTCACAGTTCTATCACTTGAACCTGTTGCAAGAGCTTGCCCGTCTGGGCTTACATCCAAGCTCAATACCCAACTAGCATGACCTGACATGGCTCCAACCAGGGATTTCTTTTCAGAATCATACATGTGCACATGTGCATCATCTGAGGCGGAAAAGAGTAGGCGTGGTTCAATAGGGGAGTACACAAGAGACCTCACAGGCATGAAGTGGCCTTCCAAGTGGTGTAAAAATTTGGCACGAGCTACATCAAAAACAGAGATGGTGCCATCCATTGAGCCACAAGCAAGTCGTCTCCCATCAGGACTCCAGGCAACAGACAGGACAAACTTCTTGCTGCCGCTTTTATCAGAGGGCTTGGGACCTTCTGGACGAGGAATAGGTAGAGTGGCAACCTGACCCCATGTGGCAGTGTCCCAAAGGGTGATTGATGCACTACCCCCACCAGCGACTGCCAGAGTAGAACCCTGAAATGGAGCCACAGTCAGAATAAGTTTGAGCCAATGTTCAAATAGATGGGGATGGATTTCTAGTTTACATAGGTTCTAAGGTGTTATTTGAAAGGAAAAGAGGCACACTTGTTTCATCCTGTAATACACGGATGCATATCTAAAGCACAATTTGCATATGCTATCTGCACAAAAAGCATCAACATTTGTAGACAAGAAAGAATGGCATCAACCAGTGTGTAACCCTTATGTGCTAAAACTGCGTGGTGCAAGTAAACAAGTGCCAGTGGCTAGTCTAGACAAGTCTCTTGTGTCTAGATGACACAACCATCAATGCTCATTATTCTTGTACCATTGTTAAGTATTTGTGTATCCTTTGATAAAAGGTTCTTTTTAAAGGAGGGGGTTGGGGGAGGGGTGGGGAAATAAGTATTTATGTTATCCTTCgataaaaatttctttttgaagGGGGGGAAAACAGAAAGAATTATTTTGGCATGTGTTATCTTAAGAACATACACTCAAGAACACAAAAAGACAAACTAGAATACAAACATAAACATACTAAAAATTTGTTGCTTTTCTATATAAAGGACAACTTACAGACACATTCCACTGTCCACAAGTGGGTACACCTTAATCACACAACAAGCACCACTAAAAAGCACTAAAGAGAATTGAAACTCTTGCAGTCACACTAAACTTCTAAAATTGCCAATTATGGAGCCCAACGCTTCCAAAATATAATGTTTAGGCTGCTCATTTCATTTCTTTAggcaaatttaaaaattttcattagttAAAGAATGGTATTTTAAGAAGCTGGCACAGGAGATGGTACCTCAACATGTTGAAGCAGTCAAGGAGAACTCTAAAAGGAAAATCCGCGGCTCTCAACAAGCAGATTTAAAAAGGTGCACAAGCAAATGTATTCCTCACAGGTTTTAGCAAACACAAGACGTAAGTGAAAAGCCATTGCACCTAATAAGCACGAACGACATCAAACTACACGACACCAATCAACCATTCAAGCCTCTCTCATGAACTACTTGAGGTTAGCAACAAAAGCTATACTCCCCCATATCAGACAAACTGATTGAAATTTAGTTCATGAACTCCAATGAGCACGACATCATAACTGAAACCCATTAGCAAAACATCATTGTAACAAGTAGAAGAGTTTCATGTACTTAGCTAATTGATGCGAGGATTTTGAAAACATGGTATGCAATGAGTACATCAAAATACATGAATTCTTTCCTATGAACCAAGCTTGAGCTCAATTATATCGCCTTTGAGCATAACAACCGCAACATCAAGAGTCACAACCTTTTTAACAGCATAACAAGTTGTGATTCTAAATTTTTCGTTTTCCTAAttaccaaaaactaaaattaagaaCTTGCTACTTTTAACCGTTCCTCtaattttctcagcaaccaaacaaacattaaaaaaaaaaagtaaaaaagtaaaaaagaatgaaaggttaaaatggtaaaataaccTCAGGATTGAAGCGCAATTGCCAGACTTCAGAGGGAGGAGATTCGAGAGTGGCGATGGTGGCGTTGGTGTCGACATCGAAGACACGCACGAAGCTGTCGAGTGAGGCCGACGCGCCGATGAGTCCCGAGGGGTGAGCTGCCACGCTGGCCACTCCCAGGCTGTGCCCGGTGTTGGTTCGCTCCAGGACCAGCTCGTCGGAGCCCCATAGCTTAACGGTCTCGTCCAGTGACCCGGTCATCAACAAAGCGGGTCGGGTCTCGGTGGCTGGGACCCACGTGGCCGCCCATACCGACTCGTCGTGGGAGTTCTCGACGGATTTCAGTCCAGCGAGCTTCATTGCAGTAAAAATTCAGAGAGAAGAGCAACCCTAGTCAGAGAGTCACTGTTATTTTTGAAGTGCGTTTGGAGTTTTGGAATCGGGATCCAAATGGGTTTTCTTAAACTTCTCTATAATGGGGATAACCCGATGTGGACTCTGAAGGACTCTTATAGAGCCCAAGCCCAATGGGCCTGGAAAAAATCCTTTGGTTATTACCTGGCCCGAAAGGTGCTGGGATTGACACCATATTTATATTCCAACTTCCAAGACATACGAAAACAAGTACGGTACGAGGAATGCTTGTTTCTCTGGTGcgctagggttagggttttatCTCTTACTTAGCCGCCTGTAGAATTAAGTCCCTAACCTAGTTTAGGCATCTGTTCCCTTTTACCTTCTGTGGGTTGATAAGACGGTCCGTTCAGTGGGTGTAGTTTTCTGTTAGAGTACTCGGTGGTGCAGTACCTGTTTCGTTTTCAGTTTCTTTGTTTTCAAGGGCTGTAATTCTCATGGCTTCTTTAGACGAGATGTGGGCACGTTTCTCGCTTACGGAAGAAGAAGAGGGGGGGTGCTAAGGTCCctaaggaagaggaagagagtgtaTATCGTTTAGCTGGTTGGTTTTATACGAAGAGGGTTCTTAATGTGGATGCAGTTGCTCACACGTTTAAGCCCTTATGGAGAACAGCCGGTGAACTTAAGATTAGAGATATTGGAGAGCATATATTGTTGTTTGAATTTGAGAATGTACTGGATCTTGAACGAGTGTTGGAGTTTGAACCATGGTCATATGATAAACATCTTGTGGCATTTGAACGTGTTTTCGACATCGAGTCGGTGCCATTCCTGGATTTCTCTCGCGCTACCTTTTGGGTTCAGATACACAATATTCCGGAGAGGAGTTTAAAGGTTGAAGTAGGGGAGTTGATAGGTAAGACCATTGGTAGGGTTATCCAAGTTGCCGACCCGGAAGACGACGGCACTAGTAGTGAGTTTTTGAGGGTTAGAATAAACATTGACATATCCAAACCCTTGCTCTGTTGCTCTAAATTATGTTCGGAAGGGAAACAGGTAGGCTGGGTTGGGTTGAAGTATGAACGGTTACCCAATTTCTACTACTGGTGTGGCCATGTGGCTCATGGAGAGAGGGACTATGAAGTTTGGCTGCGAGGTAAAGGGTCCTTGAGGAAGGAAGAACAACAATATGGTGAGTGGCTTCGAGCGGAGTCGTTGAGAGGCACTCGCAAAACTGTGGTGGTGGTTTCGGGTACTTCACGCAGCCAATCGCCATGGTGGAGGAAGAGGGATAGCAATAAAGGTCCATCAAAAGAGAATGCTGACAACTTTAAGGAGACTCAGTCATCTGCTCACTCGGCGGCAAATATGGCTATGGACTATGTTGAGATTTCCAAGCCAACGTGTGGAAATGGGAGTAACGTGAATAATGTAAGGGGCTTTGGGGTACAAAGCCATGAGGTGAATCACGGCTTGCATGCAAATAAGCCAACCAACAGATTAGAAGAGATAGCGGTGGGgttaaatttaaatgataagttGGATGGTTTTGTGGGTGAGACAAATGGGGAAGGTTTGAAGAGGTCCGTGGGTCTTGGTGCTAAGGTAAGGAAGGGTGACATGAGGCCCATGCAAGATTGCACTAACCAAATCACTAACTCTGATTCAGTGGGGTCcacaagaaaatggaaaaaacttACTAGGGAGGTGGGTCAGTGTGGGGTGTCTCCTTCACCAATGAATGTGAATAAGAGGCCTGTGCTGGATGATTTTGATAGGAGTGCTGGTAAAAAACAGTGTTTGAGTGGCAGCAGCTatttgaataaagaaaatgGTGAGGTGGCAGTTGGGTCCCAACGCCACCGGGCATTATGAGTTGCTTGAGctggaactgtcgtgggcttgggaacccacaaACAGAAGATGAACTGGTTGCGATGATGCACAACAAAGATCCCAAGTTGGTGTTTTTGATGGAAACAAAGGTGGAAAAAGTAGTTTTAGAACGTATTGGCCGTAAGATTCAGTTTAGTAATTTGTTTGTAGTCCCCCGTCACAATATTGGGGGAGGGTTGGCTTTGTATTGGCCAGCAGATATGAATGTGGATATTCAAACTTTCTCAGCCAGACATATTGATGCTACCATTGACCTTGGAGCGAATGATGCTTAGCAGTTCACAGGTTTTTACGGAGACCCTGAAACTGCCAACTGGGAAAGCTCCTGGTCATTACTGAGACTTCTTAGCCAGTGGTTCAATTTGCCTTGGGTTTGTATGGGGGATTTCAATGAGATTTTGTTTGCTGAATAGAAACAGGGTTGGCTCATTAGACCGTAGAGACAAAAGCAGGGGTTTAGGGATGCTCTGGACTATTGTAAATTAAGGGATTTAGGCTTCAATGGGTTCCCATTTACTTGGTGCAATAGAAGGCCGGGTGGTCAAAATGTATGGATTCAGTTGGATAAAGGGGTGGCTTCAGTTGAGTGGATTTTGAGGTTCCCTTCAGCTCGAATACATCACTTGGATGCTTTTCACTCTGATCACAAACCCTTGTTGCTTTGTTCAGACTCTGAATTTAAAAGGTTCTACAGAAAAGGTAAGCCTTTCCGCTTTGAAGCTATGTGGTTGAAGGATAATTCTTGTGAGGGTGTAATTTGGGATTCCTGGGATTCTAGACAGCCATCTGATTTGGTTTGGGggtttaatagaaaaataatggCTTGCCAAGAAAACCTCAAAGTTTGGAATCGAACTACATTTAGTCATGTCTGGTCTGCTCTGAAGAGAAAGATGGCTGACTTGAAGGAAGCTAAAGAAGGGGACTGTTACAGAACTAATCCAGGCCGTATTCAGATGCTTAGAAAGGAAATTGGTAGCCTCCAGTCTAGGGAAGAATGTATGTGGAAGCAAAGGGCTAGAAAAACTTGGCTTAAAGAAGGTGATCGTAATACTGCTTACTTTCCTTGTAGAGCTAATCAACAGAATAAGAGGAATTTGATTCTAGGATTAGAAGATGACAATGGGGTGTGGGTAGAGGATGAAGCCGATTTGGGTGGTGTGGTAGAGGGGTACTTTAAGAATATCTTTTCCACCTCAAACCCGTCTGGATTGGATAGAATTTTAAATGGAATCCCGTACCCTGTGAATGTTGATGTGGATCCGTGTGTGGGGGGTGAGTTTCAAGCTTTTGAAGTGAAGTAAGCTCTCGACCAAATGGCTCCAAATACTGCCCCTGGCCTTGATGGTATGTCGTCCATTTTCTACAAATCTTTTTGGCACATTGTTGGTGAGGATGTAATTGCAATTGTTCTCCAAGCCTTGAATTCAGGTATTGTCCCAGAATCCCTTAATTCCACATTTATCTCTCTGATTCCCAAAGTTAAAAGCCTTAAGAAAGTTTCAGAATTTCGACCGATAAGTCTATGCAATGttgtttataaattaattgCAAAAGTGGTGGCTAACCGGTAGAAAAAGTTGCTAGCTAAAATGATTCCAGATTCCCAAAGTGCATTCTTATCAGGGCGGTTGATCACTGACAATATTTTAGTGGCTTTCGAGACCCTTCACTTTTTGAAAAGGAAGACTCAAGGGAATTTGGGGTATATGGCACTTAAACTGGATATGAGTAAAGCGTATGACAGGGTGGAATAGGTTTTTTTGGAAAGGATAATGCGTCACCTGGGTATTGAGGATAGGTTGATCAAAATTATTATGGCTTGTGTGCAATCTATTTCTTATGCAGTTCTTCTCAATGAGCAGCCGGTGGGCAATATAAAACCCACAAGGGGGCTTTGCCAAGGGGATCCCCTGTTTCCATACTTGTTCTTGTTGTGTGCTATGGGGCTACAGAGCTTGATTCATCAGGCTGAAGTGGATGGGCATATTCGAGGTGTGGTTATCTGTAGAAATGGTCCTAAAGTTTCCCACTTattctttgcagatgatagtgTGCTGTTTTGTAGAGCTACAAAGGCTGAATGCAATAAAATATTGGAGATTTTGGAGGTGTATAAGAGAAGGTCTGGTCAAaagataaatagagaaaaaacgAACTTATTTTTCAGTTCAAACACTCCTTTGCCCTTACAGGAGCAAATCCAGCAGCTCTTAGGTGTCCCAACAATCCTGCAATATGAAAAGTATCTAGGGTTACCAACTTTAGTAGGCCGaaccaaaaaacaaagttttatcTTCCTAAAAGAGAGGGTTTGGAAGAAACTGCAGGAGTGGAAAGAGAAGTTATTGTCTCAAGCGGGAAGGGAAGTCCTCATCAAGGTTGTCATTCAAGCTATCCTAACCTACACCATGAGTTGTTTTAAACTTCCCAAGGGGTTGGTTAGGGAGCCTGAAAGCCTTATCcaaaagttttggtggggttaCAGTGGTGATTCAAGAAAGGTGCATTGGGTATGTTGGGAAAAGCTTTGTGAAGCGAAAGAGGTGAGTGGAATGGGcttcaaagaaattgaaaagttCAATGACGCTCTCTCAGCAAAATAGATTTTGAGGATGATTAATAACCCAAGGTCGCTTTGCTTTCGAGTGTTTAA
This DNA window, taken from Quercus robur chromosome 2, dhQueRobu3.1, whole genome shotgun sequence, encodes the following:
- the LOC126714178 gene encoding WD repeat-containing protein VIP3; protein product: MKLAGLKSVENSHDESVWAATWVPATETRPALLMTGSLDETVKLWGSDELVLERTNTGHSLGVASVAAHPSGLIGASASLDSFVRVFDVDTNATIATLESPPSEVWQLRFNPEGSTLAVAGGGSASITLWDTATWGQVATLPIPRPEGPKPSDKSGSKKFVLSVAWSPDGRRLACGSMDGTISVFDVARAKFLHHLEGHFMPVRSLVYSPIEPRLLFSASDDAHVHMYDSEKKSLVGAMSGHASWVLSLDVSPDGQALATGSSDRTVRLWDLNMRAAVQTMSNHTDQVWGVAFRPPGGTGVRSGRLASVSDDKSISLYDYS
- the LOC126701152 gene encoding uncharacterized protein LOC126701152 — translated: MSCLSWNCRGLGNPQTEDELVAMMHNKDPKLVFLMETKVEKVVLERIGHSEFKRFYRKGKPFRFEAMWLKDNSCEGVIWDSWDSRQPSDLVWGFNRKIMACQENLKVWNRTTFSHVWSALKRKMADLKEAKEGDCYRTNPGRIQMLRKEIGSLQSREECMWKQRARKTWLKEGDRNTAYFPCRANQQNKRNLILGLEDDNGVWVEDEADLGGVVEGYFKNIFSTSNPSGLDRILNGIPYPVNVDVDPCVGGEFQAFEVK